The following are encoded together in the Erwinia sp. E602 genome:
- a CDS encoding heme lyase CcmF/NrfE family subunit, translated as MIPEIGSFLLCLGLGLSLLLSVYPLWGASRLDQRLMGLARPLSYGLFACIAGAFLILVHAFVVNDFSVAYVANNSNTLLPVWYRVAATWGAHEGSLLLWVLLLSTWTLAVALFSRSMPADAIARVLAVMGMINFCFLLFITLTSNPFTRTLPDLPIDGSDLNPMLQDIGLIFHPPLLYMGYVGFSVAFAFAIASLMAGRLDTAWARWSRPWTTAAWVFLTIGIVLGSAWAYYELGWGGWWFWDPVENASFMPWLAGTALIHSLAVTEKRGTFKAWTVLLAITAFSLSLLGTFLVRSGVLVSVHSFASDPARGMFILAFLIIVIGGSLLLYAIKGGKVRSRVQSEVWSRESFLLGNNVLLIAAMLVVLLGTLLPLVHKQLGLGSISIGEPFFNLLFSWLMAPLALMLGIGPLVRWRRDEPQKLWKRLAIAMLATLLLSVLLPWLMQDRIEAMTVVGLLMAVWVIILTLMELHERATHRHSLLRGLRHLSRSHWGMVLGHLGVAVTVIGIAFSQNYSVERDVRMKAGDTVDIHSYHFTFRDVHNLQGPNYSGGVGIIDVTRNGKPEATLRAEKRYYSVARTMMTEAAIDGGITRDLYAALGEQLDDRSWAVRIYYKPFVRWIWFGGLFMALGGIFCLLDPRYRARKKAPQELA; from the coding sequence ATGATCCCGGAAATCGGCAGTTTCCTGTTGTGCCTCGGGCTGGGGCTGTCACTGCTGCTCAGCGTCTATCCGCTGTGGGGGGCGTCGCGCCTTGACCAGCGGCTGATGGGGCTGGCGCGTCCGCTCAGCTACGGCCTGTTTGCCTGCATCGCCGGGGCATTTCTGATCCTCGTGCACGCCTTTGTGGTCAACGATTTCAGCGTCGCCTACGTGGCCAATAACTCCAATACGCTGCTGCCGGTGTGGTACCGCGTGGCCGCCACCTGGGGCGCACACGAAGGCTCGCTGCTGCTGTGGGTGCTGCTGCTCAGCACCTGGACGCTGGCGGTGGCGCTGTTCAGCCGCAGCATGCCGGCCGACGCTATCGCCCGCGTGCTGGCGGTGATGGGGATGATTAACTTCTGCTTCCTGCTGTTTATCACCCTGACCTCCAACCCGTTTACCCGCACGCTGCCGGACCTGCCGATTGACGGCAGCGATCTGAACCCGATGCTGCAGGATATCGGGCTGATTTTCCATCCGCCGCTGCTCTATATGGGCTACGTTGGCTTCTCGGTGGCCTTCGCCTTTGCCATCGCCTCGCTGATGGCCGGCCGGCTGGATACCGCCTGGGCGCGCTGGTCGCGGCCGTGGACCACCGCCGCGTGGGTGTTCCTGACCATCGGCATCGTGCTTGGCTCCGCCTGGGCCTACTATGAACTGGGCTGGGGCGGCTGGTGGTTCTGGGACCCGGTAGAAAACGCCTCCTTTATGCCGTGGCTGGCCGGCACCGCGCTGATCCACTCGCTGGCGGTGACCGAAAAACGCGGCACCTTTAAGGCGTGGACGGTGCTGCTGGCGATCACCGCCTTCTCGCTCAGCCTGCTCGGCACCTTCCTGGTGCGTTCCGGGGTGCTGGTGTCGGTGCATTCGTTCGCCTCCGATCCGGCGCGCGGCATGTTTATCCTCGCCTTCCTGATTATCGTCATCGGCGGTTCGCTGCTGCTGTACGCCATTAAGGGCGGCAAGGTACGCAGCCGCGTGCAGAGCGAGGTGTGGTCGCGCGAGTCGTTCCTGCTGGGCAACAACGTGCTGCTGATCGCCGCGATGCTGGTGGTGCTGCTCGGCACGCTGCTGCCGCTGGTGCATAAGCAGCTGGGGCTGGGCAGCATCTCGATTGGTGAACCCTTCTTTAACCTGCTGTTCAGCTGGCTGATGGCACCGCTGGCGCTGATGCTCGGCATCGGCCCGCTGGTGCGCTGGCGGCGCGATGAGCCGCAGAAGCTGTGGAAGCGGCTGGCGATCGCCATGCTGGCAACGCTGCTGCTGTCGGTGCTGCTGCCGTGGCTGATGCAGGACCGTATCGAAGCGATGACCGTGGTCGGGCTGCTGATGGCGGTCTGGGTGATTATCCTGACGCTGATGGAGCTGCACGAGCGTGCCACCCACCGTCACAGCCTGCTGCGCGGCCTGCGCCATCTGTCGCGCAGCCACTGGGGGATGGTGCTCGGCCACCTCGGCGTGGCGGTGACGGTGATCGGCATCGCCTTCAGCCAGAACTACAGCGTCGAGCGCGACGTGCGGATGAAGGCCGGCGATACGGTGGACATCCACAGCTACCACTTCACCTTCCGCGACGTGCATAACCTGCAGGGGCCGAACTACTCGGGCGGGGTCGGCATTATTGACGTCACCCGCAACGGCAAGCCGGAGGCCACGCTGCGGGCGGAGAAACGCTACTACAGCGTGGCGCGTACCATGATGACCGAAGCGGCGATCGACGGCGGTATCACCCGCGACCTCTACGCGGCGCTCGGTGAACAGCTGGACGACCGGTCGTGGGCGGTACGCATCTACTACAAACCTTTTGTGCGCTGGATCTGGTTCGGCGGCCTGTTTATGGCCCTGGGCGGCATTTTCTGCCTGCTCGACCCGCGCTACCGTGCGCGTAAGAAAGCGCCGCAGGAGCTGGCATGA
- the ccmI gene encoding c-type cytochrome biogenesis protein CcmI, with protein MSALMLTILLLLIAAVALLLIAGSRRPPGVTDDRDTVNTAFYQRRLQELEEDEAQGVVAERPEMVRELQQTLLLDVPGQQPPQARQVSRLWLLPGALVLVLASLGLYLQTGGLPQVLAWQQVKNELPALRAQVMDPNAKPLSMEQLARLALGIRSELQQDPQNVNDWMMLGRLGMVLNNAATAGQAFRHALQLSPQDAEAKLSYAEVLTRSSDPQDNQQATALLDEMAAADGSNLRILGLLAFNAFERQRYAQAIEVWQKMLQLLPPDDARVAMIQRSIEQAKTESGKQNSHLALTVSLAAGAEKMLPAGGVLYISVSDGSTPVPVAVKKMPLSHFPLSLTLDDSNAMMPQRLLSAQHQVQVRVRISRNGSANPQPGDWFGQSAVTPYDGQQQLAVEINQQVTGGNQ; from the coding sequence ATGAGCGCCCTGATGTTGACGATACTGCTGCTGCTGATCGCGGCGGTGGCCCTGCTGCTGATCGCCGGCAGCCGGCGCCCGCCTGGCGTCACCGACGATCGTGATACGGTGAATACCGCCTTCTACCAGCGCCGCCTGCAGGAGCTGGAGGAAGATGAGGCACAGGGCGTGGTGGCGGAGCGGCCGGAGATGGTACGTGAGCTGCAGCAAACCCTGCTGCTGGACGTGCCGGGCCAGCAGCCGCCTCAGGCGCGGCAGGTCAGCCGCCTGTGGCTGCTGCCGGGGGCGCTGGTGCTGGTGCTGGCCAGCCTCGGGCTGTACCTGCAGACCGGCGGGCTGCCGCAGGTGCTGGCCTGGCAGCAGGTGAAAAACGAACTGCCGGCGCTGCGCGCCCAGGTGATGGACCCGAACGCGAAGCCGCTCAGTATGGAGCAGCTGGCGCGGCTGGCATTGGGCATCCGCAGCGAGCTGCAGCAGGATCCGCAGAACGTCAACGACTGGATGATGCTGGGCCGGTTAGGGATGGTGCTGAACAACGCCGCTACCGCCGGCCAGGCGTTCCGGCATGCGTTGCAGCTGTCACCGCAGGATGCCGAGGCAAAGCTGAGCTATGCTGAAGTGCTGACCCGCTCTTCCGACCCGCAGGATAACCAGCAGGCCACCGCGCTGCTGGATGAGATGGCGGCCGCGGACGGCAGTAACCTGCGCATTCTGGGCTTGTTGGCATTTAATGCTTTTGAGCGTCAGCGCTATGCGCAGGCCATCGAAGTCTGGCAAAAAATGTTACAGTTATTACCGCCTGACGATGCGCGCGTGGCGATGATTCAGCGCAGTATCGAGCAGGCAAAGACGGAATCCGGCAAGCAGAACAGTCACCTGGCGTTAACGGTCAGCCTGGCCGCCGGGGCAGAAAAAATGTTACCGGCGGGCGGAGTGTTGTATATTTCCGTCTCTGACGGGAGCACGCCGGTTCCCGTCGCGGTAAAAAAGATGCCGTTAAGCCATTTTCCTTTATCGCTCACGCTGGATGACAGCAACGCCATGATGCCGCAGCGGCTGCTGTCGGCGCAGCATCAGGTGCAGGTGCGGGTGCGCATATCGCGCAACGGCAGCGCCAACCCGCAGCCGGGTGACTGGTTCGGTCAGAGCGCGGTCACCCCCTATGACGGTCAGCAGCAGCTTGCGGTGGAGATTAACCAGCAGGTGACGGGCGGTAATCAATAA
- a CDS encoding cytochrome c-type biogenesis protein, with protein MKRYLLLLALMVSSLCALADNIDTYKFDSVNQEQQYRHITESLRCPKCQNNSIADSNAMIAADMRLKVYELLRQGQTPEQIKAWMVARYGNFVSYQPPVTPSTLILWVGPALFVAIGALVIILRSRRRVQPAELDPQQQQRLNALLQKDRKQP; from the coding sequence GTGAAACGTTACCTGCTACTGCTGGCGCTGATGGTCAGCAGCCTCTGTGCGCTGGCGGACAATATTGATACCTATAAATTTGATTCGGTAAATCAGGAGCAGCAGTACCGCCACATTACTGAATCGCTGCGCTGCCCGAAATGCCAGAACAACAGCATTGCCGACTCCAATGCGATGATCGCGGCGGATATGCGGCTGAAGGTGTATGAGCTGCTGCGCCAGGGGCAGACGCCGGAACAGATCAAGGCGTGGATGGTGGCCCGCTACGGCAACTTTGTCTCCTATCAGCCGCCGGTCACCCCCTCAACGCTGATCCTGTGGGTTGGCCCGGCGCTGTTTGTGGCGATCGGCGCGCTGGTGATTATTCTGCGCAGCCGCAGACGCGTGCAGCCCGCCGAACTGGATCCACAGCAGCAGCAGCGCCTCAATGCGCTGCTGCAGAAAGACAGGAAACAACCATGA
- a CDS encoding DUF406 family protein, which translates to MSDALNACTARETAACCCVDVGTVIDNSDCTASYSQHFTFQSDARAMLESLSARAQAVASDPCEITSRLTESPQGVQLECEFTFCCQAESLIFQLALR; encoded by the coding sequence ATGAGCGATGCCCTGAATGCCTGTACCGCCCGTGAAACGGCGGCCTGTTGTTGTGTCGATGTCGGCACCGTGATCGACAACAGCGACTGTACCGCCAGCTACAGCCAGCACTTCACCTTTCAGTCTGACGCCCGGGCGATGCTGGAATCGCTGAGCGCCCGTGCACAGGCGGTGGCGTCCGACCCCTGCGAAATCACCAGCCGCCTGACGGAGAGCCCGCAGGGCGTGCAGCTGGAGTGCGAATTTACCTTCTGCTGCCAGGCGGAGTCGCTGATTTTCCAGCTCGCCCTGCGTTAA
- a CDS encoding DsbE family thiol:disulfide interchange protein, whose translation MNKKILYIPLVLFLLLAAALLWQLTRNANGDDPTRLESALVGKPVPVFTLESLDQPGKTFDQSVLHDGKPLLLNVWATWCPTCRAEHQYLNTLAAEGVRVVGMNYKDDRQKAVNWLNTLGNPYALSLYDGDGMLGLDLGVYGAPETFLIDGNGIIRYRHAGDLNERVWNEQVKPLWQKYSQGAGS comes from the coding sequence ATGAACAAGAAAATTCTTTATATCCCGCTGGTGCTGTTCCTGCTGCTGGCGGCGGCGCTGCTGTGGCAGCTGACCCGTAACGCCAACGGCGACGATCCCACCCGGCTGGAGTCGGCGCTGGTGGGTAAACCGGTGCCGGTATTTACGCTGGAGTCGCTGGACCAGCCGGGAAAAACCTTTGACCAGTCGGTGCTGCATGACGGCAAGCCGCTGCTGCTTAACGTCTGGGCCACCTGGTGCCCGACCTGCCGCGCCGAGCACCAGTACCTGAATACGCTGGCCGCTGAGGGCGTGCGGGTGGTGGGCATGAACTACAAGGATGACCGGCAAAAGGCGGTGAACTGGCTGAATACGCTGGGCAACCCTTACGCGCTGAGCCTGTACGACGGTGACGGCATGCTCGGGCTGGATCTCGGCGTCTACGGCGCGCCGGAGACCTTCCTGATCGACGGCAACGGCATTATTCGCTACCGTCACGCCGGCGATCTCAACGAACGCGTGTGGAATGAGCAGGTGAAGCCGCTGTGGCAGAAATACAGCCAGGGGGCCGGATCGTGA
- the fadL gene encoding long-chain fatty acid transporter FadL, giving the protein MNHKNLFTKSALAVAVALVSTNSLAAGFQLNEFSSIGLGRAYAGEGAVGDTAASASRNPATMALMDRPMFSVGAVFIDPDVNLDGTSGQGNSLKADNIAPTQWVPNIHYVQPINDQWWIGASSTTNYGLATEFNDGYAGGPFAGKTDLMTLNLNLSTAYRLNQHFSFGVGFDAVYARAKIERNIGELGAVLPAAGLPAAPANTQIAHLKGDEWGYGWNAGVLYEVDDKNRFGLTYRSEVKIDFDGDYRSDIPVAYNPIGGQFGLPTGTGGATIPGSLSLHLPEMWEVSGYHKVAPQWAVHYSMAYTSWSQFQELRATGNDGKELFYKDESYHDAYRIALGTSYYYDDNWTFRTGIAFDDSPVPADKRSISIPDQDRLWLSAGASYAFNQNASVDVGVSYMHGKKVTIEEGTDPVATARNGGVATPYTFNSEGKALLYGASFNYKF; this is encoded by the coding sequence ATGAACCATAAAAACCTGTTTACCAAGTCTGCGCTGGCAGTGGCAGTGGCGCTGGTTTCAACTAACAGTCTGGCGGCTGGCTTTCAGCTGAATGAATTCTCCTCCATCGGTCTTGGCCGCGCCTATGCCGGCGAAGGTGCAGTCGGCGATACCGCCGCCTCCGCCAGCCGTAACCCCGCGACCATGGCGCTGATGGATCGGCCGATGTTCTCGGTTGGCGCGGTATTTATCGATCCGGACGTTAACCTTGACGGCACCAGCGGCCAGGGTAACAGCCTGAAGGCGGACAACATCGCCCCGACCCAGTGGGTGCCGAACATTCACTACGTGCAGCCGATTAACGACCAGTGGTGGATTGGCGCGTCATCCACCACCAACTATGGCCTGGCGACGGAGTTTAACGACGGCTACGCCGGCGGCCCGTTCGCCGGTAAAACCGACCTGATGACCCTGAACCTTAACCTGAGCACCGCCTACCGCCTGAACCAGCACTTCAGCTTCGGCGTCGGTTTTGATGCGGTTTATGCGCGGGCCAAAATCGAGCGTAACATTGGTGAGCTGGGTGCCGTATTGCCGGCAGCAGGGCTGCCTGCGGCTCCCGCGAACACGCAGATCGCCCACCTTAAAGGTGATGAATGGGGCTACGGCTGGAATGCCGGCGTGCTGTATGAGGTGGATGATAAAAACCGCTTCGGCCTGACCTATCGCTCTGAAGTTAAAATCGACTTTGACGGTGACTACCGCAGTGATATCCCGGTCGCCTATAACCCGATTGGCGGGCAGTTCGGTCTGCCAACGGGCACTGGCGGCGCGACCATTCCCGGCTCCCTCTCGCTGCATCTGCCGGAGATGTGGGAAGTGTCCGGTTATCACAAAGTGGCACCACAGTGGGCGGTTCACTACAGCATGGCTTATACCAGCTGGAGCCAGTTCCAGGAGCTGAGAGCCACCGGCAACGACGGCAAAGAGCTGTTCTATAAAGATGAGAGCTATCACGACGCTTACCGCATCGCGCTTGGCACCAGCTACTACTACGATGACAACTGGACCTTCCGCACCGGTATCGCTTTCGATGACAGCCCGGTACCGGCGGACAAGCGTTCAATCTCAATCCCGGATCAGGATCGTCTGTGGCTCAGTGCCGGTGCCTCTTATGCCTTTAACCAGAATGCCTCGGTCGACGTCGGTGTTTCCTATATGCACGGCAAAAAAGTCACCATTGAAGAAGGTACTGACCCGGTCGCCACTGCGCGGAACGGCGGGGTCGCCACGCCTTATACCTTTAACTCGGAAGGGAAAGCCCTGCTTTATGGTGCGAGCTTTAACTATAAGTTCTGA
- the mlaA gene encoding phospholipid-binding lipoprotein MlaA — translation MNYRLTGLALASVLLVGCASSKNADDPQGRSDPLEGFNRTMFNFNYNVLDPYVVRPVAVVWRDYVPVPARTGLGNFLSNLDEPSTMVNYFIEGNPYKAMVHFNRFFLNTLLGMGGFIDVATMANPKLAKEEPRGFGSTLGHYGVGYGTYVVVPGYGSATPREDIGGLVDDVYPPLAWLTWWMSAGKWALEGVETRAQLLDSDALLSNSKDPYAFVRAAYFQHHDFLASDGKLTPQTNPNAAAIQDDLNDIDAE, via the coding sequence ATGAACTATCGCCTGACGGGCCTGGCGCTGGCAAGCGTGCTGCTGGTAGGTTGTGCCAGCTCGAAAAATGCCGACGATCCACAGGGCCGTTCAGATCCGCTGGAAGGCTTCAACCGCACGATGTTTAACTTCAACTACAACGTGCTGGATCCCTACGTGGTGAGGCCGGTGGCAGTGGTCTGGCGCGATTACGTGCCGGTGCCGGCGCGTACCGGGCTGGGCAACTTCCTCAGCAACCTTGATGAACCGTCCACGATGGTGAACTACTTTATTGAGGGTAATCCGTACAAGGCGATGGTGCACTTCAACCGCTTCTTCCTGAATACCCTGCTGGGGATGGGCGGCTTTATTGACGTGGCGACCATGGCCAACCCGAAACTGGCTAAGGAAGAGCCGCGCGGCTTCGGTAGCACGCTGGGCCATTACGGCGTCGGTTACGGCACCTATGTGGTGGTGCCGGGCTATGGCAGCGCCACCCCGCGTGAGGATATCGGCGGGCTGGTGGATGACGTCTACCCGCCGCTGGCCTGGCTGACCTGGTGGATGTCCGCCGGTAAGTGGGCGCTGGAAGGGGTGGAAACCCGTGCCCAGCTGCTGGACTCCGATGCGTTGCTGAGCAACTCAAAAGATCCGTACGCCTTCGTGCGCGCCGCCTATTTCCAGCATCATGACTTCCTCGCCAGCGACGGCAAGCTGACCCCGCAGACTAACCCGAACGCGGCGGCAATTCAGGACGATCTGAACGACATTGACGCAGAATAA
- the fadI gene encoding acetyl-CoA C-acyltransferase FadI: MSSHPLLTRQGDRIAITHGLRTPFVRQATAFHGIPALELGRMVVSELMVRSELPPEAIEQLVFGQVVQMPEAPNIAREIVLAAGLSVHTDAYSVSRACATSFQAVASLAESLLAGVVQAGIAGGADSTSVLPVGVSKNLARLLLDLSRARSLGAKLKLLTRLRPGDLLPVPPAVAEYSTGLRMGDTAEQMAKSHGISREQQDALAHRSHLHAARAWQQGLLDDEVMTAFVPPWREPFRQDNNVREASKPEDYARLRPAFDRRHGTVTAANSTPLTDGAAAVVLMTESRARELGVKPLGWLRSYAFTAIDVRQDMLLGPAYASPLALDRAGIGLNDLTLIDMHEAFAAQTLANLKHFADERFAREILRRPHALGEVNMEKFNVLGGSIAYGHPFAATGARMITQTLHELRRRGGGLGLVTACAAGGLGAAMVLEAE; this comes from the coding sequence ATGAGCTCACACCCTTTACTGACCCGACAGGGCGATCGTATCGCCATCACCCACGGGCTGCGCACCCCTTTTGTTCGTCAGGCTACCGCCTTTCACGGCATCCCGGCGCTGGAGCTGGGGCGGATGGTGGTCAGCGAACTGATGGTGCGCAGCGAACTGCCGCCGGAGGCAATTGAACAGCTGGTGTTTGGCCAGGTGGTGCAGATGCCGGAGGCGCCGAACATTGCCCGTGAAATCGTGCTGGCCGCCGGGCTGAGCGTGCATACCGATGCTTACAGCGTCAGCCGCGCCTGCGCCACCAGTTTTCAGGCGGTAGCCAGCCTGGCGGAGAGCCTGCTGGCAGGCGTGGTGCAGGCCGGCATTGCCGGCGGTGCGGACTCCACTTCGGTGCTGCCGGTGGGGGTGAGTAAAAACCTGGCGCGGCTGCTGCTGGATCTCAGCCGCGCCCGCTCGCTGGGCGCAAAACTGAAGCTGTTGACGCGGCTGCGCCCCGGTGACCTGCTGCCGGTGCCGCCGGCGGTGGCGGAGTATTCCACCGGCCTGCGGATGGGGGATACCGCCGAACAGATGGCGAAAAGCCACGGCATCAGCCGCGAGCAGCAGGACGCGCTGGCGCACCGCTCGCACCTGCATGCCGCCAGAGCCTGGCAGCAGGGGCTGCTGGACGACGAAGTGATGACCGCGTTCGTGCCGCCCTGGCGCGAGCCTTTTCGCCAGGATAACAACGTCCGCGAGGCCTCAAAGCCGGAGGATTACGCCCGGCTGCGCCCGGCGTTTGACCGGCGGCACGGCACGGTGACCGCCGCCAACAGCACGCCGCTGACCGACGGCGCCGCCGCGGTGGTACTGATGACCGAATCCCGCGCCCGCGAACTGGGGGTGAAGCCGCTTGGCTGGCTGCGCAGCTACGCCTTCACCGCGATTGATGTGCGCCAGGATATGTTGCTGGGGCCGGCCTACGCCTCGCCGCTGGCGCTGGATCGCGCCGGCATCGGCCTGAACGACCTGACGCTGATTGATATGCACGAAGCCTTTGCCGCCCAGACGCTGGCCAACCTCAAGCATTTCGCCGACGAGCGCTTTGCCCGCGAGATACTGCGGCGGCCGCACGCGCTCGGTGAGGTGAATATGGAGAAATTTAACGTGCTGGGCGGCTCAATCGCCTACGGCCACCCGTTTGCCGCCACCGGCGCGCGGATGATTACCCAGACGCTGCACGAGCTGCGGCGGCGCGGCGGCGGCCTGGGGCTGGTTACCGCCTGCGCGGCGGGTGGTCTGGGTGCGGCAATGGTTCTGGAGGCGGAATAA